A window of Sphingobacterium kitahiroshimense genomic DNA:
TAATATGTGGATGGTGCTCGGAACCACATAAAGGACAGGCTTCTCCAGCTGTCAAAGCATGAGAAAAGTTAGCTAACTGCTGTTTTACCTGAATTTTATTTTCATCCGACTGAATTCTTTCCAGTAAAATAGATGCACTCTTCTCATCTTCAGTAAGTTTCTCTCGCCAGGATGTAGGAGTGAGGCTTTCCTTTTCGAATTGAAGTATGATATCCTGATAATCCTTTCGCTTAATTTTTAAATCTGCTTCTAAATCATGTTGCGTTTTAATATATTGCTCTTGTTTTGAATACCAATCATTTATAGTCATTAATAAACTACTTGCAACACGGCTTGCTTTAAGATTGGTAATTTCTTGCTGTTTTTCCTGAACTAACGTTTGTTTATTTAAAATCTGCTGGTCAACACCTTGCAGCACAATCTGTCCATTAGCTAATCGTTCAGCTTCTTTTTTGATATCAACTTGCAGTTTTAAAATATGAACAATATTTCTCATATCCTCAACAGCAATTCTTTTATTATCGAGTTGATTAAAATCCTGCTCTACTATCTTATATGCACTATTTGCTGTTAACAGTGCTGTATGGACTGCATTTAATTGATGTTTCGTTCGAGCAAAATCTTGTGTTAGCTGGAACTCCTCTGTCTGTAGATCTGCGAGATTATCGAGCGCATGCTTAAAAATACGATCAACTTTTTGAAATAACAGAATCTGCTTCTTTAAATTTTCAATTGTACCTTGTTCGGCACTTAATTGAGCAAAAGCTTGCTTCTGTATAGCTATTTCTTTATGGAACTGTTGAACTTCCAATAATTTTTGATGTTGCTGATCTAATTGTTGATGTTTATTTGTGACTTCTTGGAGCTTCAATTGTTCATTCTCCAATTGTAAAAGTAATTCAGCTATACTTTCCTCTGTATAATCCTCTAAAGTTTGTACTGCGCCGGAAATATTTTGGAGTTTCAGTTCTGTTTCCTTACTTAGAGAAGCGACTTTATAAAATAGATCATAATGATCTAAATTAAAAAGTTCCTTCATCATGCCCGAGCGTTCAGCTCCCTTAAGCTCAAGAAACTCTTTAAATTGCCCCTGAGGCACAATAACTGTACGGTTGAAGTTTTTGTAAGATATGCCTAATATAGTTTCAGCATCGGTACTTTCAAGTGGTATTTTTTCATCACCTTCAAAAACATAAGCTTTTCGTACAGGTGTCGTAACTTTTTCAAACTGCTTGCTATTTCTTCGCCAAGATGCTTCAAACGCATACTTCTTATTTTCTTTTCCAATAAAATGAAACTCAATCCGCAACTGATTGGAATTTAAGTTCATCATATTGTAGGCTCTGTTGTTGCTGTTTAACCGGTTTGTGTTTGCAAATAAGGCAAAAGTAATGGCTTCCAGAATCGTTGATTTTCCAGAACCAACTTTTCCAAAAATTCCGAAAAGACCGGCCGCTGTCAAAGCAGTAAAATCTATTTCTTGTTTTGATTGATAGGAATATAATCCCTCTATGGATAGATATAATGGCAACATAATCGTTAATTCTCCTTTTCAGTTTGAGTACCCAGTACTTCGTTAAATAGCGCTATCAATTCCTCCGATGGAGATTGGTCATTATTTCGATATCGGAAGTAATCAGAGAAATTTTCGTTAATACTTTTACTTCTTCTGGATATGGGTTCGCTTTGATAGGTAGCACTACTGTTTACTTCAGGAATGATATAGATAATGCCCGGGTGGCTATCTTCAATACGTTTCTTTTCACCTTGCGTTAAAGATGTTTCTGAAACAAGTGTTAGTTCAACTAAACAATCTTGATTCACTGTAAGCCAATCAATAGCATCTGTGACAGAATGGAATTTTTTTCGTATTAATTTTTTTCCAGATAGGATGTTGATCGCTTTATAGACCGCCTCTTTGTGTGGCTCCAGCGTTACAATCACCACTTTTTTATCTTGCCCTGCTTCGGAAAAAGAATAGCAAAGTGGACTACTCGAATAGATAACTGGTGCACGATGTCCCCCCACTTCTTGGTAGCGATGCAGGTGACCTAAAGCTGTATATTGAATTTGAGGAGGAATACATTCCGTATAAACAGTATCTGCAAAACCAATACGCAAAGGTTTTTCGCCGTCTGGCTCCACTAATATAGGACCTCCCTTTTTATTCATGTATAAATGTGAAACCAAAATATTAGCGCCTCGATCATCGCAGTATAAATCGGCCAGCGAACTCCATTTTTTACTTAAAACTTCATTGAGCCCGATCTGTTCATCTTCACCAAGATATTCTTTGAGTCGATGTTCGTTAGCAAAGGCAGTTATAAGGAGACGAATTGGGAAATCATGACCTAGAAGCTTAATTTCAAGAAAACCGATATCTCCTTTAGTGATTTCAAATCCGCCCTCAACCTGATAAGGATTAAATTTCATGTTGGGTTTACCCGCGAAAATAATTCCGCAATCTCTCGCAAGGCTATCAGGAGCATCTACACGATCCGGTGAATCGTGATTTCCGGCAATGGCAATGACAGGTCTGGAACCATTTTTCGTTAAGCGTTTAAGTGTTTTATAAAGGAGTTCAATAGCTTCGACAGGTGGATTGAACGCATCGAACAGATCTCCAGCGACAATAACAAGATCAACTTGTTCTTGATCTGCTATCTGAACAATTTCATCCAGTACTTCTTTTTGTTCATCAAATCTGGAAAAATAATCCAATCGTTTACCTAAATGCCAATCGGCTGTATGTAAAATTTTTAGCGACATGTTTTACTTGTGAAAACTTAAAATTACCTCGAATTTTCTATAAAAAAGAAGTTAATTAATATTAATATCTATTTTGCTGATTCAGAATAAAATGTATTTTTGTTTCTTATGCATACGATAAACAATTCTCATAAACGTAATTTTTGGCTTTTAGGTATTATTTTCATGCTAATCTGTAGCATCTGGAATAATGAAGTATATGCTCAACTAAAGGCGATTAAAGGGGAGACGACCTATCCCTTTTTATTGAATTTACCAGAAGAAGAACAGATCGATAACCTGCCAGGCGATAAACAGCCCGTTTTGATATTTCTCCACGGAAGGAGTCTGTCGGGTACAAATCTTGATCGTGTTAAACGATATGGCGTACTTTATGCGATGAATAAAGGTCAGGAGGTTTCTGGTATTGTAATCGCCCCACAGTCAAGAGGCGGATGGGATCCTGATAAAGTTATTGAGATTGTGGATTATGCTATCGAACATTATAACGCCGACCCGGATCGGGTATATATCTGCGGAATGAGTATGGGCGGATACGGCACAATGGATGTAGCAGGTAAATATCCAGATCGTATCGCAGCGGCAGTAGCTATATGTGGAGGTGGAAGTGTTAAGTATGCCGACAACCTAAGTCAGGTGCCACTTTGGGTACAACATGGAAATCGTGACCGTGCTGTACCCTTGTCAGAATCAAAAAAAATAGTCAATGCAATTAAGAAAGCAGATCCTGAAGCTGATGTAACGTTGACTATAATTCCAGGTGGTACACATGGGAGCGTGGAACGCCTTTTCCATCAAGATGAAATTTACGAATGGCTGTTCAAGCATACGAGGAAGGGATCCTAAACACCTAACTTGTTTTTTTGTTTTATTTAGAGATTAATATTACAAAACAGGTAAACTTTCAAAATTATTTTGCTCCAAAATGATCCATTATGACAATCGATTGCATTGTCTATTTTGCAATTATTGAATGCATCAATTATAATAATTATAAAAACGAATGTTAATTTTTGTTAAAATTCTCAATTTATCAATTATTACTTATTTAAATAAAAATGCATCCAATTGAAGACTCTTGTTATGAGTAGGTTAAGTTTTTGTTAAGTGCTTTCAATGTTAAATTCTCTTTATACTTTTGAGGCATATTTATAACAAAAATTTTCTTTATGAAAAGACCTTTACTCTTTTTTGCGCTTGTATTAGCAAGTTATGGTACCATTCATGCTCAAGTTACTACGAGTAGTGTGACTGGAATTGTGAAAGAATCCTCCGGCCAAGTTACATCAGGAGCCACTATCAAAGCAACACATGTGCCATCCGGCACGGTTTATTCGAGCGCGGCGAATGCTGCTGGTCGTTTTAATTTAGCGAATATGCGTGTGGGTGGTCCGTACACTGTAATCGTTACATATGTTGGCCAAGACCCAATTACGTATGAAAACATTTATCTACAATTAGGTGAAGCCTTCGTTCTTAATCCAGTGTTTGGATCATCTGCAACTAATTTAGATGAGGTTGTGATCACCGGTAGAAACACACTCAAGAGTGAAAAGAATGGTGCTTCGACAATCGTAGGGAGACGACAAATTGAAACATTACCTTCTATTACACGAAGTGTTAATGATCTTACACGATTAACACCTCAGGCAAACGGAACATCAATTGGCGGTGGTAATTTTAGATCAAATAACTTTACATTAGATGGGGCTAATTTTAATAATCAATTTGGGATAGGAAGTAATGTGCCTGCTGATGGCTCCCCAATCTCTATTGATGCTATTGAACAGATTTCAGTTAATGTTACTCCATATGATGTCAGACAATCTGGATTTACTGGAGCAGCAATAAATGCAGTTACTAGATCAGGTAGAAATGAGTTCTTTGGATCAGCTTTTTACACTGGTCGTTCTGACAAACAACAAGGTACTCGAATTGGTGATGTATTAACTCCTGTAAATCAACTTTCGGTAAAACAATATGGTGTAAGTTTAGGAGGACCAATTATTAAAGATAAATTGTTCTTCTTTGTAAACTTAGAACAAAATAAGACTGAGGAACCAGGACCAGTTAAAATTGCATCGTCACCATCAAATCAATTTGGAGCGCCGGGCACTCCCTCATATGTGGCTAGACCGACCGAAACTTTTATGAATGAAGTATCATCTTATCTTAAGGATAAGTATGGTTATGATACGGGACCATATCAAGGGTATTCTAATAAAAGTAACAATGACAAAATTTTTGCTCGTCTTGACTGGAATATAGCTGACAATCATAAGATAAATTTCAGATATAATCAGGTAAAAGCTAAGACTCCTGCTACAATCAGTAATTCTTACACTGGGTCAGGTGTATCAGGAATAAGCCGCACCGGAAGTAATGCTTTGCATTTTTCTAATTCAAACTATTTTCAAGAAACAAATTTATATTCTGCCACCCTTGAATATACAGGTAAACTTGGTAATGTAAATAGTTCAGCAAGAATTTCTTATGTAAACCAAGATGAACCACGTTCTGTAAATGGAGGGTTATTTCCTTTAGTAGATATTAAACAAGGAGATAATGTAATCACCACCTTTGGATACGAACCGTTTTCATATGGCAATTTACGATCGGTAAAAACTTGGACGGCGAATTATGATTTAAATTATAGTTTAAACAATCATGATTTTACAGCTGGTTTGCAATTTGAATCAAGTGATGTTAAAAATGGATTTCAACGTTTTGGTGCGGGATATTATTTATTTAACTCATGGGATGATTTCAAAAATGGAGTTAAGGCGTCAAATTATGCATTGACATATCCACTAACATCAGATGGTTCTCAAGCTTTTCCAGGTTTTAAATTTAATCAATGGTCGTTATATGTTCAGGATCAGTTCACAGTTAACGACAAATTGAAACTAACTGGAGGCTTACGTTTTGAACTTCCAGGGTATCCAGATGTGAGTCAAGTTAAAGAGCACCCTCTAATTTCTGCTTTAACCTTTGCTGATGGATTAAAAGTAAATACAGGTGTTTTACCAAAGACAAAAGTTATGATTTCGCCAAGATTTGGTTTTAATTATGATATGCTTGGTGATCGCTCATTGATGCTACGCGGGGGAACAGGTGTTTTTACAGGTCGTATTCCATTTGTATGGATCGTATCGCAGTCAGGTGACTCAGGGATGCTACAAGCCTCTGTAACAAAATCAGGAAATGATGTGCCTGATTTTAGTCCTGATATTAAAGCGAACTATCCTTCAACAATTGCTGACCCGACTACTTCCATTTCATCATCGAATATTTCAGTTATGGATCCAAATTTAAAATTCCCGTCTACTTGGAAATCGAGTTTAGCTGTGGATTATAAATTACCTTTTGGTTTGGTCGGAACTTTAGAGGGTATTTACAATAAAGATATTAATGCTGTTGTTGCTCGAAACGTGAACTTGGCAGATCCTAAGGAAATGAATATTGCCGGATATGCAGATCACCGCTTTATATATGGCGATGCAAACATAGATAAATACATCAATAAATTAGATAAAGGGCAGGCATCTTCAACTGGTAAAGGCGCATTTTCTGCTATTCAAATGTCAAACCAAAAGGGAGGTCATTATTGGTCTATTACTGCTCAGTTGGCTAAAACTTTTGAAGATGGATTTTCCGCTTCTCTGGCATATACAAGAAGTGGTGCTAAAAACTACGGAGATGGTTCCGGAAGTCAAATAGCTAATCTATGGTCTTTACCCTATCAGTCCATCGGAAATTCAAATATTCCAACCTTGGGATATACTGATAATGTGCTACCTGATCGACTAGTTGGTTCAGCTTCTTATACAAATAAATGGATTAAAAATTTAAATACTGCTATTACTGTATTTTATTCAGGCTCTTCAACAGGACGGGTTTCTTATGCTTACTCTGCTGATTTTAATCGTGATGGACAGAACAATGATCTCATTTATGTTCCTAAAGATGCATCTGAAATCCATTTTGTAGATATTGCTGCATCACCGGGATCAATTTACGGAGGAAAAGCGTATACCGCAAAAGAGCAGTCAGATATATTTTTTGCTATGGTTGATGGTGATGATTACCTAAAAAGTAGAAAAGGCCAATATGCTGAAAGGAATGGTGGTACTATGCCTTGGAGACATCAATTTGATTTAAGAATTTCGCAAGAACTATTTAGTGGAATAGCTGGAGGTAAAAATTCTTTGGAGTTTTTCTGGGATGTCTTTAATATAGGAAATTTGTTTAACTCGGATTGGGGCGTATTTAAGACAAGTAATAATCTATTGTTGATTCCTACGAATATGTCAGGTACAAGTTCAACTTCTGGATTAGATGTTCAAGGAAATGTTAATCCAACATTTAGATTGAATGGAGCAAATGGAGATGTAATTAGAGCTACAACACGAGTAAACGAAACAATTACATCAACATACTATATGCAATTTGGAATTAAATTTAAATTTAATTAAACTATAAAATTAATTTTTAAAAAAGGGATTTTGCATTTTGCAAAATCCCTTTTTTCTTGGAATTAAATAATTCAGATCTTATTATAAACCATTTTTTAAATATAAATCACCAAGCAGAATGATTCAGAAATTTGAAGATTTTGCGTTATCAAATTTTGTTTTTGTTTTCTTCTAAAATTAGCTCCTCAAAAACATGATATATTTGATCCTTACAAGATCAACAACTTATTGTTTAATCTTTAGTAATTAACGGCATTTTAGATTATTAAATATAATACTATCTTTCTTTTTCTTCGCCTTCAAAGTATTTGTCGGCATAGATGGTTCTACTGTAAGTTCCTAGATTATAATTTATTGATCCAGATGTTTGAACTAATAACGTTTGATCAATTTTTCATAAATCGCCTAAAATACTTGCTTAAGTATAATTGATTTTTAATTGACAATTCTCTATGGCGATACAGTCTTCTTCTGAAATATAACTTTAATACCGAATATTCATCTCTACCTTTATGATTTTGTTTTCTTTAACTCATGAATCTCTTCTTTGAGATGTTTGATGTACTCATCATAACCACCTTTTAATTCCTGCGTATATTTCACTTCTCGGTCACCACCAGCAATATATTGACTATGATTAAGTATTTGGACTATTTGAAGATCTAATAACTGTTGTAAAGTGCAATTAAAATAATTAGCTATCTCTGATAATTTTTTAAGCGATAAATCCTCAACAATACCTTCTTCAATTCCAATTAATTCTTCCTTGGTTAGTCCCAGTTCTTGTGCTAAAGATTCGACAGATTTCTTTTTGATGTTACGAAGGGCTTCAATATTTCTACCAGCTATTCTGATAAGAGCTATTATATCAATGTTATTATTTATCATCTCTACTGTTTTATGTCAAATTTACTATTTTGTGTTTAATAATTTATTTAGCAAATCTTGATTTTGTTTTTTTAAATACTCGATTTGTTCTTTAAGTGACTGAATAGCTAGTTCATATCCATCTGCTATGTTATTCGTCATAGAATGATTACCTGCAGGTTGATTTATATATTGTGAATAATTAAAAATTTGATGCCCTTCTATATCTAGAACTTGAGCTATCGTAATTTTATAATAATTGCATAACTTCTTCAATAATACAATACTAAGCCCCAGGTATCGACCATTCTCAATTTTACTTAGAACTGGATAGGTAATATCTATTTCAGATGCAACTGCTTCAAGTGTTAATTTAAAAGAGTGTCGAACTGTATGTAGGTTTTTACCTATGGTAGTAAAAATCTCGTTGTCATTGCTTTCAGTAATCATAATTTGGTATAATATAATTATTGTAAATATACAAAATGTTCCTGTGAGTTACAAAATGAATGCTGCTGATTATACTATTTATCTTTTATAAATATTGAGAAAAGGATAAGTATTATTGTGTTTGTTTAGGCATTAATAAAAGAGTCTCGGCTATAAAATTCGACAATTAAAGCAAATCGAGGCAGTAGTATTAATGCCCATATTGATATTTTATGTACCTTCGGGGCATACTATAGCATATGGGCCTCTACTGTATACCGTATTTGCAGGCGTCGAATCCTTATAGCGCGGTTGTAGAGCCCAGCTATAGTTAAATAGCATCTAGCCGAAAGTAGACTCGTTACCAATAACGAGTTATGATAATACAACAAAGCCATTTAAGAAAATTAATCCCCCCATAATCTTATACGATTATAAGTCATTACGATGACTTAATCGATGAAAGCGTACCGTAGACCAATATATTACCTTTATGATGACCATTTAACGCTTTTCGATTCCATCATTTATTTATAGCCTAGGCGCAATCTTACGAGCTCCTGATTAGTTTCATTTGGAAGCTGTTCTGGATATCTACTGTACTCAGGTAAATGCCAAAATTATAAACCTTAGAAATGAACAATTTTTATAAGGATGGGAGAGTATATGCCTACTTGAAGGGTATTATTCAATCCATTTATAGGATAAAAAACAAGTGCAGTAAACACGAGGTATTACCCGAATACTCTATTACTAACAAAGCGCTTGAAAATAATATTGCACATGCAACTAATGCTGTTTTTGTGAGTCATTATGGCTTCCGTGAAGGCTTGAAAAACCTTCGCGATAATGCTGGGACTGGTTCTGGACTGATTCGGAAATCATATGGCAGTTCTTCGACTGTTGTTTTTCAATTCACCAGAGAAAAAACAAAGAATCAGCATAGAACAAGTAAACGAAATACAAACCAATCTGCACCAAGAGAGCCGGAAATGCGCCACAATAAGCCTCTCAACGGTAAACAATCGGTAATGAAATGCCAGACAAACGGCAATGAATTGGTAATAAACAAGCAAGGAAATACCACAAAAATAGCAGAAGGTAAGCAAAGAAAAACTAGAAAAATGAGAAGGTTAATAAATCCTGATTTTTTCCTGACCAAATTAACACCAAATTCTAAGTTTCTTCGGCTGGGCTTCGAGTCTGCATCGGGATTTCATCGGCTACAGTGCATGAAAAGTCGAAGGATAGTCGAGCAAAACCTGAGTGGAAGTAGAAAAAGGGGTAAAGACAGGGAAAAGAAAGTTAGTAAAAGTTTACTGGATGTGGCAAAAATCAAATTGAGGCATTTTATGGCAGGTACCCGCTATATACCTCCTTTTGACCCGCTTCGGACCTTGTTTTACCTCCAGTCGTCGTTGCACCGTATGTGCACCGTACCTCTCTCGTCCCTGCACCAGGAAAAGGACGGTGCAACTATGGTGCAAGTGTGGTGCAGTTACGGGGAAACGTACTACAAGGGTAAAAGAAGGTTAAAAGAAAGTTCCAACAA
This region includes:
- a CDS encoding AAA family ATPase; the encoded protein is MLPLYLSIEGLYSYQSKQEIDFTALTAAGLFGIFGKVGSGKSTILEAITFALFANTNRLNSNNRAYNMMNLNSNQLRIEFHFIGKENKKYAFEASWRRNSKQFEKVTTPVRKAYVFEGDEKIPLESTDAETILGISYKNFNRTVIVPQGQFKEFLELKGAERSGMMKELFNLDHYDLFYKVASLSKETELKLQNISGAVQTLEDYTEESIAELLLQLENEQLKLQEVTNKHQQLDQQHQKLLEVQQFHKEIAIQKQAFAQLSAEQGTIENLKKQILLFQKVDRIFKHALDNLADLQTEEFQLTQDFARTKHQLNAVHTALLTANSAYKIVEQDFNQLDNKRIAVEDMRNIVHILKLQVDIKKEAERLANGQIVLQGVDQQILNKQTLVQEKQQEITNLKASRVASSLLMTINDWYSKQEQYIKTQHDLEADLKIKRKDYQDIILQFEKESLTPTSWREKLTEDEKSASILLERIQSDENKIQVKQQLANFSHALTAGEACPLCGSEHHPHIMQTEDVSEQLVKLKSEKTHVQETILQIQQRQQRFIQLDANLITLQRDIDKSVEKLNTLTIELNHHLTQFTWTNFQHNDRTSFDQWKLQAESIEQACTLTESTLAAIQKELDDLKIKKEKYSNGLNSIALTKSTLEGRLSIHEQLIKRLKLSEFEQFEISEIEILITQSLQSIDHIEQEYNRLLNEINQFNISIASLSTTSNTLEMQLKNKQSKITLQQKLLEELLQQHDFVSLDAVKEILKQQYDLEKEELRIKRFEEHFAIVKANLVQLEQKINQQAVDISQITKISQDLQLAKEAKEMLIGQLQSLKDQILISKKRYAEKVELQIAFDKLALRNKNLSILSNLFKGNGFVDYISTQYLEDLCHIANHRFERLTRGHLKLIINSENDFEVMDHLNGGKSRSVRTLSGGQFFQASLCLALALAESTRSLNQNEKNFFFIDEGFGTQDTESVNLIFETLNALHKENRIVGIISHVDELQERIPVSVKIVKDEDLGSLILHDF
- a CDS encoding metallophosphoesterase family protein gives rise to the protein MSLKILHTADWHLGKRLDYFSRFDEQKEVLDEIVQIADQEQVDLVIVAGDLFDAFNPPVEAIELLYKTLKRLTKNGSRPVIAIAGNHDSPDRVDAPDSLARDCGIIFAGKPNMKFNPYQVEGGFEITKGDIGFLEIKLLGHDFPIRLLITAFANEHRLKEYLGEDEQIGLNEVLSKKWSSLADLYCDDRGANILVSHLYMNKKGGPILVEPDGEKPLRIGFADTVYTECIPPQIQYTALGHLHRYQEVGGHRAPVIYSSSPLCYSFSEAGQDKKVVIVTLEPHKEAVYKAINILSGKKLIRKKFHSVTDAIDWLTVNQDCLVELTLVSETSLTQGEKKRIEDSHPGIIYIIPEVNSSATYQSEPISRRSKSINENFSDYFRYRNNDQSPSEELIALFNEVLGTQTEKEN
- a CDS encoding prolyl oligopeptidase family serine peptidase, with the protein product MLICSIWNNEVYAQLKAIKGETTYPFLLNLPEEEQIDNLPGDKQPVLIFLHGRSLSGTNLDRVKRYGVLYAMNKGQEVSGIVIAPQSRGGWDPDKVIEIVDYAIEHYNADPDRVYICGMSMGGYGTMDVAGKYPDRIAAAVAICGGGSVKYADNLSQVPLWVQHGNRDRAVPLSESKKIVNAIKKADPEADVTLTIIPGGTHGSVERLFHQDEIYEWLFKHTRKGS
- a CDS encoding carboxypeptidase regulatory-like domain-containing protein → MKRPLLFFALVLASYGTIHAQVTTSSVTGIVKESSGQVTSGATIKATHVPSGTVYSSAANAAGRFNLANMRVGGPYTVIVTYVGQDPITYENIYLQLGEAFVLNPVFGSSATNLDEVVITGRNTLKSEKNGASTIVGRRQIETLPSITRSVNDLTRLTPQANGTSIGGGNFRSNNFTLDGANFNNQFGIGSNVPADGSPISIDAIEQISVNVTPYDVRQSGFTGAAINAVTRSGRNEFFGSAFYTGRSDKQQGTRIGDVLTPVNQLSVKQYGVSLGGPIIKDKLFFFVNLEQNKTEEPGPVKIASSPSNQFGAPGTPSYVARPTETFMNEVSSYLKDKYGYDTGPYQGYSNKSNNDKIFARLDWNIADNHKINFRYNQVKAKTPATISNSYTGSGVSGISRTGSNALHFSNSNYFQETNLYSATLEYTGKLGNVNSSARISYVNQDEPRSVNGGLFPLVDIKQGDNVITTFGYEPFSYGNLRSVKTWTANYDLNYSLNNHDFTAGLQFESSDVKNGFQRFGAGYYLFNSWDDFKNGVKASNYALTYPLTSDGSQAFPGFKFNQWSLYVQDQFTVNDKLKLTGGLRFELPGYPDVSQVKEHPLISALTFADGLKVNTGVLPKTKVMISPRFGFNYDMLGDRSLMLRGGTGVFTGRIPFVWIVSQSGDSGMLQASVTKSGNDVPDFSPDIKANYPSTIADPTTSISSSNISVMDPNLKFPSTWKSSLAVDYKLPFGLVGTLEGIYNKDINAVVARNVNLADPKEMNIAGYADHRFIYGDANIDKYINKLDKGQASSTGKGAFSAIQMSNQKGGHYWSITAQLAKTFEDGFSASLAYTRSGAKNYGDGSGSQIANLWSLPYQSIGNSNIPTLGYTDNVLPDRLVGSASYTNKWIKNLNTAITVFYSGSSTGRVSYAYSADFNRDGQNNDLIYVPKDASEIHFVDIAASPGSIYGGKAYTAKEQSDIFFAMVDGDDYLKSRKGQYAERNGGTMPWRHQFDLRISQELFSGIAGGKNSLEFFWDVFNIGNLFNSDWGVFKTSNNLLLIPTNMSGTSSTSGLDVQGNVNPTFRLNGANGDVIRATTRVNETITSTYYMQFGIKFKFN
- a CDS encoding helix-turn-helix domain-containing protein is translated as MINNNIDIIALIRIAGRNIEALRNIKKKSVESLAQELGLTKEELIGIEEGIVEDLSLKKLSEIANYFNCTLQQLLDLQIVQILNHSQYIAGGDREVKYTQELKGGYDEYIKHLKEEIHELKKTKS
- a CDS encoding helix-turn-helix domain-containing protein, which gives rise to MITESNDNEIFTTIGKNLHTVRHSFKLTLEAVASEIDITYPVLSKIENGRYLGLSIVLLKKLCNYYKITIAQVLDIEGHQIFNYSQYINQPAGNHSMTNNIADGYELAIQSLKEQIEYLKKQNQDLLNKLLNTK